The stretch of DNA TCTCCTGGTCAAGGCTCATCCCATGTATAAGCACTTGCCATTATAACTCCATTGCACTATACTAGAAAAGAAGAACACAAAATTTAATCTGATTGTTAGTTTCTAATGAGATTTGCAGATGGCAGGGGAGCTGTCAATCCAAAAGGACTCGAGTATTACAACAATCTAATAGATGCGCTAGTGCAACATGGTACGTTTATTTTCTGTTGTATATAAATGGAATTGTACTGGCAAAACAGATTCATATATTAGTAGCCTAGTAAATGATCAACACTTCTTAAAGAAATGCAGAATCTATTTTCATGTGTCTCCACTATCTAAACTTATGTGTGTCCATCATGTTTCCTCAGGGATTCAAGTCCATATTATGATTTACCAGCTTGAGTACCCTCAAATACTGGAAGATGAGTATGGAGGATGGCTAAGCCCTAGAATTGTGTAAGATCCCAGAATTTCTCCCTTGTAGTGATGAACTAGCTCAGAATCTTCAAATGTCGAGACGGCCCTACTTTCCTAGTCCTGGTATTAATATTTCCTCACAGGTGCTACTGCAAAATGCAGGGAAGATTTCACAGCATTCGCAGATGTTTGCTTCAGGGAGTTTGGAGACAGGGTCTCCTACTGGACTACGATAGATGAACCTAATGTAGGTGCGATGGGATCTTACGATATCGGAGTGATCGCACCAGGACATTGCTCTGATCCTTTTGGAGCTATAAAATGTACCGTGGGTGACTCAACTGTGGAACCATATATAGTAGCTCATAACATGCTATTGGCGCATGCATCGGCAACTAGGCTTTACAGAGAAAAATATCAAGTGAGTGATTTTGGGCCTAAAATTTAGAACCAGTGCCTCTCTGTGATTATAAGCTAGTAAGATTTATGTTGCTATCTAATATAAATTCTGATATATGAGTAACTGtatattcttcaaaaagaaaaatattttaAAGAGAAAGTATTGTCTGACCATATATTCTTCTCAAGAGAAAGTACTGTCTAACCATATACTGATATGTGGGGGTCAATCACTATCAATTGTAGTTTGTTGGCATATTAAATATTTGGATTTCTCAACATAAGGACTGATTAGCTGCACAAATACATCACTTTTAATTTCCCATGATGTATATTCATATGGAAAGATTTATTTGTCCATAAAAGAAGTTTTGCATGTAGGCCATGCAAAAGGGGGTTGTCGGCCTAAGTATTTACTCCCTTTGGCCTTATCCTATGACAAAGTCTACGGCGGATTTAGAAGCAACAAAAAGATGTTTGGACTTCTTTTTGGGCTGGTATGTTATCTTTACTCTATCTTTGCTCCAGAAATGCAGAACTAACCAGCTTGTGATTCCTTTTAGGATACTAGAGCCCTTGATGTCTGGAGATTATCCAGAAAGAATGAAGAAAATTGTTGGTTCTCGTCTTCCACCCTTCACAAGAATCCAGTCTGAAGCTATTATTGGTAGTGCAGATTTCATCGGGATAAATCACTATTATTCTGTCTATGTGAATGATCTCCCTATAAAGAAAGGCGCTCGCGACTATACAGCAGACTTGTCAATCAGCTACAAAGGTAAGCATCCTTGATTTAGTGTTCATATTTTTTTGTAGCAGAACTGCAGCAGTAGTGGGCAATGTGTTCCCTTTATCTACTGACAAGATAATGATGCAAACAGAAGGTTCACATTGTCAATATATTAACTGATGAAATTTGTTACGCTTCTGAAGCAGATTTACAATCTAAGATTTTTTTTTATCCAAATGGCACATCTAAGAAAATATATGTTTCATTGGTGCAGCTTCTAAAACAGACCCGCCAGCCGGTAAGGTAAAGTTCTTCAATGATGTGTTTGTCAGATACTACCGGGTTCAGCTGTTCTTTTACATGAAACGTTAAATTTGGAATTCTAATCTAACACGAGATACCAGAAATCAATGAAATACACTTGAAGGTCATGCAGTTGAGCAATACTGGGATTGTGTCTGTCTTGCAAGTTGTGACATGAAGAAGAACAACTTGTGAATGCAGGCTCCACCAACGTCTTTTCCAAGTGACCCTGAAGGATTGCAACGTGTGCTACTGTACTTGAAAGAAGCCTACGGGAACATTCCCATTTATATCCAAGAGAATGGCAAGTCGGCCTAGTTCCTGATTACGATGTTCTCCGAAACAAAACAAAGACATACTAGTTCAATCATTCTATCTAAAATCATTTCAATGTTTACGGACATCATCGTTGGTTTGCAGTTCATACATATTTGATGGTATCTTTTGCCTGCTCTGCTTTCTCTCTTCAGGTCAATCCTCTAGTAATGACACTCTCGTCGACACCGAGAGGACCGGGTACTTGAAGGGCTATATAGGGAGCACATTGGCTGCATTAAGGTCAGTCGTTCGAAAAGAAAAACTGCACATGTTTTTTCTGCATCACTACAATTTCATGCAGTTGGGGCGCCCTGTAACCAGAACTTCAGAGTTCAGAGTTCAGTTACCATGGTGATGTTTTGCTCTGCAGGAATGGAGTCAACGTGAAAGGCTACTTTGTCTGGGCTTTCCTGGACGTCTTCGAGTACCTGTCAGGGTATCAGGCACGGTACGGCCTGTACCGTGTCGATTTTAACAACGAGGCGCGGCCACGGCAAGCCAGGCTCTCTGCTCGCTGGTACTCTGCCTTCCTGAAGAACAATAACGATGACATCCATGTTCAGAGTGAGCTCAACAGTACAGGATGGCATGCTGAACAATGAGTCGCATCGTCGGACACGTAAATACATAGGCATACCACATACGCATAGATACGCACAATGTTGTTCTCTTTCCTTCATAGGGAGAGTCAGCAGTGGATGCATCATAATACTACATCTCTAGTGTCTTTCGACGTCAAGTAAAACCATAAGGACGGACCCATCTCTACCGTTTCCTTGCTGAAAATTTTCAGGGGATGTTTGATTGGTATATCAACATTGCCAGCACAACAGCTGCTGCTATGGTTTTTTTTTTAACTTTTTTGACATACTCATCGAACCATGCAATGCAAGTGACGTGTGAAATC from Triticum urartu cultivar G1812 chromosome 3, Tu2.1, whole genome shotgun sequence encodes:
- the LOC125545858 gene encoding beta-glucosidase 5-like, which translates into the protein MDSVAFFSLLLLSAAAAPPALGFTRADFPRDFVFGAATSAYQYEGAVAEDGRNPSIWDTFTHAGKMADKSVGDVAADGYHKYKDDVKLMVDMNLEAYRFSISWSRLIPYGRGAVNPKGLEYYNNLIDALVQHGIQVHIMIYQLEYPQILEDEYGGWLSPRIVEDFTAFADVCFREFGDRVSYWTTIDEPNVGAMGSYDIGVIAPGHCSDPFGAIKCTVGDSTVEPYIVAHNMLLAHASATRLYREKYQAMQKGVVGLSIYSLWPYPMTKSTADLEATKRCLDFFLGWILEPLMSGDYPERMKKIVGSRLPPFTRIQSEAIIGSADFIGINHYYSVYVNDLPIKKGARDYTADLSISYKASKTDPPAGKAPPTSFPSDPEGLQRVLLYLKEAYGNIPIYIQENGQSSSNDTLVDTERTGYLKGYIGSTLAALRNGVNVKGYFVWAFLDVFEYLSGYQARYGLYRVDFNNEARPRQARLSARWYSAFLKNNNDDIHVQSELNSTGWHAEQ